CTAGGGCTGTTTGTGATcctcattaaacaaataaagaattaaAACAATGTCATAAAGACAAATACATATTCCATATGGTCCAAAACATTTATCATAATGTCAAATTACTAAATGATATGGTCTCTAGTATATGTAAtatgatttgtattttaaatacgCAAATTGTAGAGGTACGTAGAAACaactaaaaaatattaaataaaaattcgaaaaaaaatcatccATTCCCACACATTTATAGATAACTGTTGACCAAAATTAAGACAGATCACATTACTGACCTTGATGAGATCAATCATATTCCTCTCAAATATTTGGGTCTGGTACATGGCCCCCAAAAGGGTGTCTGTCAGGATAATATCGCTGGCCAGCTGGCGGAAGTGTTGCTTCAAGACAGAGCGATGTATAGAATTCATGGTGAACAAGGTTTTCTTTGGACTGTTGTTAGTGTGGATGAATCCCAAGTAGTTATAGGACTCTGTATTAGTGGTTGATATGTTTGGCCATTAAAGAATCAGCTGACCACCTTTGTCTGAGATGGGTGTGGACACCTCAGATATATCCTTAGTCTGTTAGGAGAACTTTCAACATGTCAAAAGTTCATTCATAGATGAAGTCAACCTTCAACATGTCAAAAGTTCATTCATAGATGAAGTGAAATCATCATTTCTGTGGATATCGTTTTTTCTGTGATTTGAAACTATTCAGacacactttaaaaaaaatgtaatttttctaACAAAATGACACATGTTCTCCGTTTTCACTTTGGCGGTCCTTTTCTTGGCCTCCTCCGTCACAAAAGATATGTCACAATTTCTATAACATGATTTGTCACCATTGTTAATTGGATTTGTATAAATTCTGCAGAGTCCAGAAAGTCTTCAGTTTCCTTCCTTTCAGTACTGACAGTCAGTGGCAGCATGTTTGCATAAGAATTTTTGTAATCCGACAAGATATTGCATTCTAGCAAATTACATTTCCATGTTAGCTCATCGAATATTAAGATACAGGCATTAATCACTGCAGTGTGTATCAAACCAGGCCAGGCAGTCAGTTATCTTTTATAAATACTACTCCCAGCTTTTTGTGTCAGAGGCAGGAATTCAGTTGTTTTCTTTgagatttaaaacattttaacgAAGTGGAAAGAAAATGTATCACATTACACGAATCAGCCATCACTTACTAAAACAATATTCTTTATAAATGTCCACACATTCAATGTTTATGTATGATTGGATTGTTTATAATCACACTGATAACATATCACGTACTGTATGAAGTCTGTAGCCTACTTCATTGGTAATTTTCACAAATTAACTAATCCAGGGATTATGTTAATTCTGATCCCAGAACACATTACACCTGAAGACTAGGGGATTAAAATATGCAGTGACCGTGTTATAGCTCCGTAATCCCTATATATGTACACgtaaaatgtaatacataaAGAAAAGTAAAACAACTTTTGAGCAGaattataaattttattatGACACCTTATAGTGTAGTAGGAAGAAGTAATGAAAATACCCAACCCATGCTGGCCTCAAACTTAGGGACCTCTCACTCTCAAGACGTTAGCATACCAtcaggctaaagggaaattcccacttaAGCTATTCTACCACTGGActaagggaaattcccacttgtctgagctagtaaggtgatcTATTCTACCACTGGACTAAAGGGAAGTTCCCACTtatctgagctagtaaggtgagctattctaccactagactaaagggaaattcccacttgtctgagctagtaaggtgagcTATTCTtccactagactaaagggaaattcccacttaTCTTAGCTAGTAAGGTGAGCTattctaccactagactaaagggaaattcccacttgtctgagctagtaaggtgagctattctaccactagaccaaagggaaattcccacttaTCTGAGATAGTAAGGTGAGCTATTCTACCACttgactaaagggaaattcccacttgtctgagctagtaaggtgatctattctaccactagactaaagggaaattcccacttgtctgagctagtaaggtgagctattctaccactagactaaagggaaattcccacttgtctgagctagtaaggtgagctattctaccactagactaaagggaaattcccacttgTCTGAGCTAGTGAGGTGAGCTattctaccactagactaaagggaaattccttcTTGTTTGAGATAGTAAGGTGAGCTattctaccactagactaaagggaaattcccacttaTCTGAGATAGTAAGGTGAGCTATTattctaccactagactaaagggaaattcccacttaTCTGAGCTAGTGAGGTGAGCTACTCTATCACTCTTACATTTCTCCTTCCTTTACAAAATCTTTGGCCCAAAGATAACTACAACCCAGATTCTAATAGCTACATGTAAGTCTCTTAACCTCCTATAGCTATCCCTAAAATGTAGTGGACAACAACACCAAGTCTGTAATAGGAATGTGTAATAAAAAATA
The window above is part of the Pecten maximus unplaced genomic scaffold, xPecMax1.1, whole genome shotgun sequence genome. Proteins encoded here:
- the LOC117320182 gene encoding death domain-containing protein CRADD-like; amino-acid sequence: MNSIHRSVLKQHFRQLASDIILTDTLLGAMYQTQIFERNMIDLIKAEKTEGDKVCKLLELLPKRGPDAFDLFLEVIQNDYPWL